From Aegilops tauschii subsp. strangulata cultivar AL8/78 chromosome 5, Aet v6.0, whole genome shotgun sequence:
ctctatcttctgccgtggtcgggcattgagccatgctcaattgcacaccttgcaatacaggcaagaaccccttcttggactgatccatattgaacttcttcaatatcttgtcaaggtacgtactctgtgaaagaccaatgaggcgtcttgatctatctctatagatcttgatgcctaatatataagcagcttctccaaggtccttcatcgaaaaacacttattcaaataggcctttatactttccaagaagtctatatcatttcccatcaatagtatgtcatccacatataataagagaaatgctacagagctcccactcactttcttgtatacacaggcttctccataagtctgtgtaaacccaaacgctttgatcatctcatcaaatcgaatgttccaactccgagatgcttgcaccagcccatagatggagcgctggagcttgcataccttgttagcattcttaggatcgacaaaaccttccggctgcatcatataaaattcttccttaagaaagccgttaaggaatgccgttttgacgtccatttgccatatctcataatcatagaatgcggcaattgctaacatgattcggacggacttcggcttcgctacgggtgagaaagtctcatcgtagtcaaccccttgaacttgtcgataacccttagtgacaagtcgagccttatagatggtcacattaccatccgcgtctgtcttcttcttaaagatccatttattttctattgctcgccgatcatcgggcaagtcagtcaaagtccatacttcgttttcatacatggatcctatcttggattgcatggcttcaagccatttgttggaatccgggcccgccatcgcttcttcatagttcgaaggttcaccgttgtctaacaacatgatttccatgacagggttgccgtaccactctggtgcggaacgtgtccttgtggacctacgaagttcaacagtaacttgatctgaagcttcatgatcatcatcattaacttcctccccagtcggtgcaggcaccacaggaacatcttcccgcgctgcgctactttccggttcggaaggggtgactatcatctcatcaagttccactttcctcccactcacttctttcgagagaaactctttctccagaaaggacccgtttttggcaacaaagatcttgccttcggatctgaggtagaaggtatacccaatggtttccttagggtatcctatgaagacgcatttttccgacttgggttcgagcttttcaggttgaagtttcttgacataagcatcgcatccccaaacttttagaaacgatagcttaggtttcttcccaaaccataattcatacggtgtcgtctcaacggatttcgacggagccctatttaaagtgaatgcggcagtctctaaagcatagccccaaaatgagagcggtagatcggtaagagacatcatagatcgcaccatatccaatagagtgcgattacgacgttcggacacaccatttcgctgaggtgttccaggcggcgtgagttgtgaaacaattccacatttccttaagtgtgtgccaaattcgtgactcaaatattcccctccacgatctgatcgtaggaactttattttcctgtcacgttgattctcaacctcactctgaaattccttgaacttttcaaaggtctcagacttgtgtttcattaggtagacatacccatatctactcaagtcatcagtgagagtgagaacataacgatagcctccgcgagcctcaacactcattggaccgcacacatcagtatgtatgatttctaataagttggttgctcgctccattgttccggagaacggagtcttggtcattttgcccatgaggcatggttcgcacgtgtcaagtgattcataatcgagagactctaaaagtccatcagcatggagcttcttcatgcgcttgacaccaatgtgaccaaggcggcagtgccacaagtatgtgggactatcgttatcaactttacatcttttggtattcacactatgaatatgtgtaacatcacgttcgagattcattaagaatgaACCATTAACCAgcagggcatgaccataaaacatatctctcatataaatagaacaaccattattctcggatttaaatgagtagccatctcgaattaaacgagatcctgatacaatgttcatgctcaaagctggcactaaataacaattattgaggtttaaaactaatcccgtaggtaaatatagaggtagcgtgccgacgacgatcacatcgaccttggaaccattcccgacgcgcatcgtcacctcgtccttcgccagtctccgcttattccgcagctcctattttgagttacaaatatgagcaaccgcactggtatcaaatacccaggagctactacgagtactggtaaggtacacatcaattacatgtatatcacatatacctttggtgttgctggccttcttgtccgctaagtatttggggcagttccgcttccagtgaccacttcccttgcaataaaagcactcagtctcagacttgggtccattctttggcttcttcccggcaactggcttaccgggcgcggcaactcccttgccgtccttcttgaagtttttcttacccttgcctttcttgaacttagtggttttattcaccatcaacacttgatgttcctttttgatctccacctccgctgatttcagcattgaatatacctcaggaatggtcttttccatcccctgcatattgaagttcatcacaaagctcttgtagctcggtggaagcgactgaaggattctgtcaatgaccgcgtcatccgggagattaactcccagctgagtcaagcggttgtgcaacccagacattttgagtatgtgctcactgacagaactgttttcctccatcttacaactgaagaacttgtcggagacttcatatctctcgacccgggcatgagcttggaaaaccattttcagctcttcgaacatctcatatgctccgtgttgctcaaaacgcttttggagccccggttctaagctgtaaagcatgccgcactaaacgagggagtaatcatcagcacgtgactgccaagcgttcataatgtcttggttctctgggatgggtgcttcacctagcggtgcttctaggacataatctttcttggcagctatgaggatgatcctcagattccggacccaatccgtatagttgctgccatcatctttcagcttggttttctctaggaacgctttgaagttgagggcaacatgggccatttgatctacaagacatattgtaaagattttagactaagttcatgataattaagttcatctaatcaaattattcaatgaactcccactcagatagacatccctctagtcatctaagtgaaacatgatccgattcaactaggccgtgtccgatcatcacgtgagacggactagtcaacatcggtgaacatcttcatgttgatcgtatcttctatacgactcatgctcgacctttcggtcttccgtgttccgaggccatgtctgtacatgctaggctcgtcaagtcaacctaagtgtattgcatgtgtaaatctggcttacacccgttgtattcgaacgttagaatctatcacacccgatcatcacgtggtgcttcgaaacaacgaaccttcgcaacggtgcatagttagggggaacactttcttgaaattattgcgagggatcatcttatttaagctaccgtcgttctaagcaaataagatgtaaaacatgataaacatcacatgcaatcaaatagtgacatgatatggccaatatcattttgctccttttgatctccatcttcggggcgccatgatcatcttcgtcaccggcatgacaccatgatctccatcatcatgatctccatcatcgtgtcttcatgaagttgtcacgccaacgattacttctacttctatggctaacgtgtttagcaataaagtaaagtaatttacatggcgttcttcaatgactcgcaggtcatacaaaaaataaagacaactcctatggctcctgccggttgtcatactcatcgacatgcaagtcgtgattcctattacaagaacatgatcaatctcatagatcacatatatctcattcatcacatccttttggccatatcacatcacaaggcatatgctgcaaaaacaagttagacgtcctctaattgttgttgcatgtttttacgtggcttctataggtttctagcaagaacgtttcttacctacgtaaaaccacaacctgatatgccaatttctatttacccttcataaggacccttttcatcgaatccgttcggactaaagtgggagagacagacacccgctagccaccttatgcaactagtgcatgtcagtcggtggaacctgtctcacgtaagcgtacgtgtaaggtcggtccgggccgcttcatcccacaatgccgccgaaacaagataagactagtagtggcaagaaaaattgacaacatctacgcccacaacaagtttgtgttctactcgtgcatagaaactacgcataggcctggctcatgatgccactgttggggatcgtagcagaaatttaaaattttctacgcatcaccaagatccatctatggagtttactagcaacgagaaggaaggagtgcatctacatacccttgtagatcgcgagcgaaagcgttcaagtgaacggggttgatggagtcgtactcgtcgtgatccaaatcaccgatggccgagcgccgaacggacgacacctccgcgttcaacacacgtacggttggggaagacgtctcctccttcttgatccagcaagggggaaggaaaggTTGATGGAGAttcagcagcacgacggcgtggtggtggaagtagcggggatctcggcagggcttcgccaagcacagcgagagggagaggtgtcacgggagggagagggaggcgccaggggctgtggtgcggctgccctccctccccccccactatatataggcctcctgggggggggggcgccggccctgggagatgcaatctccagggggggcggcggccaaggggtggcttcccccccaagccaagtggggggcgcccccacccctagggtttccaaccctaggcgcagggggaggcccaagggggggcgcaccagcccaccaggggctggttaccctcccacttcagcccacgggcccctccaggataggtggccccacccggtggcccccccggacccttccggtggtccggtacaataccggtaacccccgaaactttcccggtggccggaACTGGAcgtcctatatataattcttcacctccggaccattccggaactcctcgtgacgtccgggatctcatccgggactccgaacaacttttgggttaccgcatactaatatctctacaaccctagcgtcaccgaaccttaagtgtgtagaccctacgggttcgggagacatgcagacatgaccgagacaactctccggtcaataaccaacagcgggatctggatacccatgttggctcccacatgttccacgatgatctcatcggatgaaccacgatgtcgaggattcaatcaatcccgtatacaattccctttgtcaatcggtacgttacttgcccgagattcgatcgtcggtatcccaataccttgttcaatctcgttaccggcaagtcactttactcgtaccgtaatgcatgatcccgtgaccaaccacttggtcactttgagctcattatgatgatgcattaccgagtgggcccagagatacctctccgtcatacggagtgacaaatcccagtctcgatccgtgtcaacccaacagacactttcagagatacctgtagtgtacctttatagtcacccagttacgttgtgatgtttggtacacccaaagcactcctacggcatccgggagttacacgatctcatggtctaaggaaatgatacttgacattggaaaagctctagcaaacgaactacacgatctttgtgctatgttaggattgggtcttgtccatcacatcattctcctaatgatgtgatcccgttatcaatgacatccaatgtccatagtcaggaaaccatgactatctgttgatcaacgagctagtcaactagaggctcactagggacatgttgtggtctatgtattcacacatgtattacgatttccggataacacaattatagcatgaacaatagacaattatcatggacaaggaaatataataataaccattttattattgcctctagggcatatctcaacacctactactacgtggaggccgccgacgaccaggagtagttaggaggcttccaggcaggaggccttgccttttcgatcggtgttgcttttgtgctagccttcttaaggaaaacttgtctaacttatgtctgtactcagatattgttgcttccgctgactcttatGTTTTCGAGctgatgtattcgagccctcaaggcccctggtTTGTAATATAaggcttgtattattttaatttgtgtctagagttgtgttgtgatatcttcccgtgagtccctgatcttgatcgtacacattttcgtgtatgattagtgtatgattgaatcgggggcgtaaCACCTATCTAGTCGCATATCCAACCCCAACACACAACTCATGCCTGACCCAGTTGCATGTCTAACCCTCACAGGCAACTTGTCTTGCCCCCAATCTAGTTGCATGTCCAAGCCCAACACACAACTCGTCCGATCCAGTTGCATGTCCACCCTCGACATGTAACTTGTCCCTCCCCTATATAGTTGCATGTAAACTCCAAAATGCAACTCGCCCGACCTAGTTGTATGTCCACCCTTGACACGTAACTTGCTTGTGCTCTCCTACCTACTTGCATGTCCAAATCCAACACGCAACTCACCCGATCCAGTTGCATGTTCACGCTTGGCATAAAACTCGTGCCCGACCCAGTGCAAGTCCGCCCTCAACACGCAACCTACCCCTGACCCTTTTTCATGTCCACCCTCCAAAGCAACTCGTGCCCAACCGAGTTGCATGTCTGCTtccatgagattttctgttgtgCATACACCGTTACCTCCATGGGTATGGTTAACTTTTGTGCGGTAATGTTTTAAGCAAAGATACTATGATAGTTTTTGTAAAAGAAATGACCAGGTGTGTTAATCCTGTTATATGTTTTGTTTCTACAGCTGGGGAGCACAAGTATTTCTTTTTGGCAAAGCTTTTAGTGAATGTTCACTTTGTCCTATAACAGTATAATTAATCTGTGAGAATCGCAATGTGTCTTCTGATGGTAAAATGGTTTGGATGGATACAACGTTGCCTCCTTTCGGCCCTAATGACTTATGCAGGGGCAGAGCCAGAATATTTGGCCATTGGGTTCACTCCGTGACTCGTTGTGAGAACttagtactactacctccgtcctagtttattggtcccATTCGTattttgtgctaaattttgaccatagatctAACTAACAAAATATTAATGTGTGTCACCAAAAAATATATAGTTagagtcgtatttgaacataattttcaataatattatttttggtgacatgcattaacaaTTTATTACTTAAACTTAAgatcaaaatttggcacaaaatacgaaggagaccaataaaccaagacggaggtagtaaTATGTAAAGTGTAAGTCTAATTTAAATCATCTTACAACAAAATTATAGCACCAAAACACAACATAATGTGTAGAAATATGGTATCACATATCACATATAACTTATGTGTTATGGCATGCTTCAGTTAGGACGTGTTGTTTGCAGAATAGCAGGCAAACCGTGCGTGCACCATAACGTTCATTCATTTGTTAGACCACTTTTTTTGTCCATCTGAAGACAAAATTGCTGGAGGGTATCCTGTATTTGTTTGTGTTTTCTTGAAAGACATGTTCAGATCTTCCTATGGTTTCCCTTTTCGCCTTTGGCCATCTGCAATATATCTGGATAGCTTGAGATTTACAAGTGGTTTTACACATCACCTAGGTACATGCATTTTTGTGTCTGCCACTACAAGTCTGCAAGTGGGATAACATATGAATATGATACAAGGACTTCACATTTTTTTTTGCAGACAACCGAAAACAAAAAGCCCAGTAGGCTCAGCAAAAGGTTTGCAGACAACAAGTAGAACATCGGTGGACAATCACAACAACTACAAAGGACAAGAGAAAAGAGGAACTACGTACGGAGGAAAATGGGACCACAATTTGTGCATAGACATCATTTAGATGTGACATTGTTATGTCACATCTATATGAGCCATAGACACACCCTTATTATATTGCTCCGCAGCAATACACATACACGGACATTGTGCTAGTTACCCTAACGTATGGTGGGCACTAGTACGAGCGGGGTTTTGCGGTGGAAGTTTATTTTTCCTTCCTCCTCCATGCAGACATCTTGAGGCACCATCCCATCAGGAAGCGCCCACTGGAAGCAGCATAGCATATTGGCAAGGGTAAACTCCACAGTGGCCATGCCCATCGATATGCCTGGGCATATCCGTCGCCCCGTGCCGAATGGCAGCATCTGAGGATGCTCCCCCTTGAAGTCAATCTCATTCGCCTCAAACCTCTCAGGGTTGAACTCCTCTGGGTTGTCAGGCCAGCTTGCTGGGTCTCTACCAATGGCCCAGGCGTTGACGTAGATCCGTGTCTTGGCTGGCACATCGTATCCACCAATCTGGATGTGCCGCATGGTTTCTCTCGGCACTAGCAGTGGCGCCGGTGGGTGCAGCCGCAGGGTCTCCTTCACCACTAGTTTAAGGTATTCGAGTTTGGACACGTCTTCTGACCGCACCCTGTCGTTCCCGCCCACAAGAGCCCTGATCTCAGCCTGCACCTTGCTTAGCACCCGCGGACTGCGCATCAGCTCCGACATCGCCCACAGAATCGTCACGGAGCTCGTGTCAACGCCAGCAATGAATGTGTCCTGAAATTAAATAAAAATGCCAGATAAAGCACGAAGATGATGAGATTAGTACTAGATTAATTAGCTACCAATTGAAATTGATTATGGCCTGTAGGTGTCAAGTTAATTAACGTACGAAGATTAGGGCCTTGACATGGTCCTTGGTGAACTTGAGTGTGCCACGATGCTCCTTCCAGTGGGCGATGAGCACGTCGACGAGATCCCCGCCGTTCTCAGGCTTGGTGCGATTAGGGTCGAGGTGTTGCTCAATGACCATCTCGAAGAAGGCGTCGAGTTGCTTGAAGATCCGTTCACGCCGGGCGAAGGCGCCGGTGATGCGGTCGATGAGCCAGCCGATGGCTTTGGGGAAGAAGTCCTCGGCCGAGGAGCTGGATAACACCTCCGCTGCCTCGTCCAGCGCGTGCTGAAAGTTGTTATTCTGTGTGAACTTGTCGCTGCCGTAGATGTTGCCAAAAGCCACTGTGCCGATGATGCCATCGGACAGGCTCAAGATGTGCTCGTCCAGCGCCATTGGCTTCCCTCCCGCACGGCTAAGGGTGCTTATTAGTTTCTCCACCTGATCAAGAATACAATATAATTTCAAACGCATGTTGCGTTCTGGTCGGTCGTGAGTTTAAGATCGAGGAACCGAATAATGTTAGCCACTACTTATCTCAGTGTGGGCGTTGTTCGCCCCATACGGCGGTCTGGCTAAGGTCTGAATAAGATTTGCTCGTTTCTTTTAGATTTTATTTTGTAATCGCTGTAGTCAGCTCATGTATCTCTATCATGTATAAATTGCTACTATAATATAGCATGGTATTGATTGTCAAAAAAAAAAGGTTGGACAAAAGAGAAGTGAAATGAGAATCTTACATTATTTTTAAGTAGTATAGAGATTTGCAACTTAAAAGGAAGGACACGTCTAGTCGGCTCATGCACTTTCAAAATCAAGGGACGCACGCCAATTGTCACCTCACTCCTTTTATTTCTCTACATGGAGCGGGATCTTCATCTTGCTTCACATGTCAAAAGTGTAAATAGCACTAATCCAGAACATTCTACTCTACAGTTCCAGAAATCAACCACATTGCTTTACCCCTATCTTGGCCTTAGTGCTGCACTGCTACTCATCCTTGCGATATCGACCGACACATCAAACATTCTCAGGCAACTGAGAAGTAGCAAACCAAAAATTTAAAATATTAGATGCCTCGAAAGGGAGTTGCACACTAAACTCCGCTTCTACTGACCATGTGTTTGCTACTGCTAGTCTGACACCCACAAAAGTAAGCAAGAGTGGCAACCTAAAACCAACTATTCTTTCATCCATATCTGTGGAGTTGTTTAAATCAATAAAAATGCATGATACAAAGACGAGAGCAGTCTCACTGCAGGAGTTTAATTACAACATtcgagaggaggaggagaatgAATAGATATCAGAAATAAAATAATAGAATCACTGTTTAGATTCGACTTGTGTGCAAAATTCCTGAAAATCATTTGTGGAGAGACATGATGTGAATGAATGTAAGATGAAGGCAGTGGTTTTCTTTAATAAGCAAATAGTCCTTAATGATGCATGAAAGACCATGGACGTCAATGTCACCGTTCTGTCGTTCTTACTTCTTACACAACCCATAACCTAATAACTTTAGTGAAATGGCAATGGCTTCTACGAAAACTTAAGTATGTGTTGGCAAGATGTGTATAGTGATATGACATGTATCATATCTTTCATAATACATCATTGCTCATATATGTAGTCAGAATTGAACTGAATACGAATTGGTCATGCCCAAACATTAAATATACCAACACATGTAGTAAATTAAATCTGTCCACGCGAGTGCCACCGGTTAGTTATTAAGTAACATAATGAACAAGAAATTAAAACGACATCCATTTCTTGTGTACCTGCTCCTGCCGTGCGTACCATGCGGCCTTAACGCGACGGCCGCTGAGAAGTTCGACCACCAGGAGCTTACGAATCTCGCGCCAATATGAGCCAAATGGCGCGAATGCCACGTTCTTGAGGTCATAGGTGAGGCGCTTCGGCCCGGGTGACACAGGCCGTGTGCAGCAGTCCAGGTCGTGCACCTTCAGCCCCTCCCATGCTGCATCCGCCGACGACAAAACCACAGTCGGTGCTTTGCCGAGCTGAAGCTGCATCACCGGCCCGTGAAGCCGTGCCAGATCACGCAAAGTTCGATGCGGAAGCCTGCCCAGCTGGTGCAGGTTGCCCAGGAAAGGCACCGGCGCTGGACCTGGTGGCAGCTTCATCTCTTTCTGGGAAGACCTGCTCCGGCTCCGTGTCAAGAGCAGGAGGGAAACAACAGAAGCAAGTGCTAAGAAGATGAGCTCCCATTGCTGGATTAGGGAGAGCAGCAGGGTGGTGTGTGTGATCAACATTTTTGGCACAACTAACTGCTATAGCTAGCGCCTTGTCCTTGTGCTGGGAACAATCAAGATGCTAGCAGCACTGGTTTTGATTTTGCAGGCAGGAAAGACTGGCTATATAAGTAGCTGGTCTTGATTTTCATATTCCCCTCAACCCTGATTTTTTTATTCACTAGGCAAAAGACTTGTCATGTACTAAAAGAGGAAGAGTCGAACAAGAACCACGGTCGTCCATATAGGCTAAATA
This genomic window contains:
- the LOC109733661 gene encoding 4-hydroxyphenylacetaldehyde oxime monooxygenase, with amino-acid sequence MLITHTTLLLSLIQQWELIFLALASVVSLLLLTRSRSRSSQKEMKLPPGPAPVPFLGNLHQLGRLPHRTLRDLARLHGPVMQLQLGKAPTVVLSSADAAWEGLKVHDLDCCTRPVSPGPKRLTYDLKNVAFAPFGSYWREIRKLLVVELLSGRRVKAAWYARQEQVEKLISTLSRAGGKPMALDEHILSLSDGIIGTVAFGNIYGSDKFTQNNNFQHALDEAAEVLSSSSAEDFFPKAIGWLIDRITGAFARRERIFKQLDAFFEMVIEQHLDPNRTKPENGGDLVDVLIAHWKEHRGTLKFTKDHVKALIFDTFIAGVDTSSVTILWAMSELMRSPRVLSKVQAEIRALVGGNDRVRSEDVSKLEYLKLVVKETLRLHPPAPLLVPRETMRHIQIGGYDVPAKTRIYVNAWAIGRDPASWPDNPEEFNPERFEANEIDFKGEHPQMLPFGTGRRICPGISMGMATVEFTLANMLCCFQWALPDGMVPQDVCMEEEGKINFHRKTPLVLVPTIR